Proteins co-encoded in one Setaria viridis chromosome 9, Setaria_viridis_v4.0, whole genome shotgun sequence genomic window:
- the LOC117835270 gene encoding protein neprosin-like, whose translation MKNLVNTAGPIGQNRNPRLQGEGGTEDVTFPRPTLANCVDGMTNRSDQVFGIYARISAWGHEHIKSDAYSAAVIQVSNDQGGEYNAIRAGLHTFPSLYKDNKLHLFAQWTTDRDWKTGCYNADCPGFVPFKDSFAGIPKPGVVIEELSPPTSAMLIVIQDERPGIGGDWWLYRVAGPVRFQLGHWPASLFTSLSRHATEAAWYGAAGFARRGDDPPAMGSGRGPREGPGRAVYFADISLMDNMAYPLDDPSLGGVTAMLNAERCYQVAMDAGGRNTFFYGGSVSNYCV comes from the exons ATGAAGAATTTGGTTAACACTGCCGGT CCTATTGGGCAGAATAGAAATCCAAGACTTCAAGGAGAAGGCGGCACAGAAGACGTTACTTTTCCGAGGCCTACTCTGGCAAACTGT GTTGATGGAATGACAAACAGGAGCGATCAGGTGTTTGGCATCTACGCAAGGATCAGCGCGTGGGGGCATGAGCACATAAAATCTGATGCTTATAGCGCAGCAGTAATACAAGTTTCCAACGATCAAGGAGGCGAGTACAACGCCATCAGGGCAGGGCTTCAT ACATTCCCCAGTCTGTACAAAGACAACAAGCTGCATCTGTTTGCTCAATGGACG ACTGACAGGGACTGGAAAACGGGCTGCTACAACGCGGACTGCCCGGGGTTCGTGCCGTTCAAAGACAGCTTCGCTGGGATACCCAAGCCTGGGGTGGTCATCGAGGAGCTCTCTCCTCCTACG TCTGCAATGTTAATTGTTATTCAGGACGAGCGGCCAGGCATCGGCGGCGACTGGTGGCTGTACCGCGTGGCCGGGCCCGTGCGGTTCCAGCTGGGCCACTGGCCGGCGTCCCTGTTCACGAGCCTGTCCCGGCAcgcgacggaggcggcgtggTACGGCGCCGCGGGCTtcgcgcggcgcggcgacgacCCGCCGGCGATGGGCAGCGGGCGCGGCCCCCGCGAGGGGCCCGGGCGGGCGGTCTACTTCGCGGACATCAGCCTCATGGAcaacatggcctacccgctggACGACCCGAGCCTCGGCGGCGTGACGGCCATGCTGAACGCCGAGCGGTGCTACCAGGTGGCCatggacgccggcggccgcaaCACCTTCTTCTATGGTGGGTCCGTCAGCAATTACTGTGTCTAA
- the LOC117836126 gene encoding uncharacterized protein: protein MNQPVQKNTLYVGGLAEEVDEKILHAAFVPFGEVKDVKTPLDQSTQKHRSFGFVTFLEREDAAAAMDNMDGAELFGRVLTVNYAFPERIKGGEQGWAAQPIWADADTWFERQQQEEEMQRLQAEQHAAMQVAEKLHREKLAAERDGEKDEEADPMAAAEAQALK, encoded by the exons atgaACCAACCGGTGCAGAAGAACACCCTCTACGTCG GTGGcctggcggaggaggtggacgaGAAGATCCTGCACGCGGCGTTCGTGCCCTTCGGCGAGGTCAAGGACGTCAAGACGCCGCTCGACCAGTCCACGCAGAAGCACCGCTCCTTCGGGTTCGTCACCTTCCTCGAGCGCGaggacgctgccgccgccatggacAACATGGACGGCGCCGAGCTCTTCGGACGCGTCCTCACCGTCAACTACGCCTTCCCCGAGCGCATCAAGGGAGGGGAGCAGGGATGGGCCGCCCAGCCAA TTTGGGCTGATGCGGACACTTGGTTCGAGAGgcagcagcaggaagaggagATGCAGCGGCTGCAGGCAGAGCAGCATGCGGCAATGCAAGTAGCAGAGAAACTGCACAGGGAGAAACTGGCTGCCGAAAGAGATGGCGAGAAAGATGAGGAGGCAGATCCCATGGCTGCAGCAGAAGCTCAGGCCTTGAAATAG